The following nucleotide sequence is from Halogeometricum borinquense DSM 11551.
CTGTCGGGTCCGGTGGACCTCGAACTGTGGGAACCGCAGTTAGGAATCGCTGACGCGCGAGGCGGACTGCACGTCGAGTTGGCGTTCCGGACGGATGACCCGCACGCGGCAGTCGAGGCTGGCGGACCATGGGCAGTCGGACCGGAGGAGATCGAGAACGGCTTGCGGGTTCGGGATGCAGACGGGCACGTCATCGAGTTTGTTACCGACTGCTGATGACTGTGGGCACTGATTGCTGGATAGCGTCGAGAAGAACCCGGTCGAGTTGGTTGCGGTCGGTTCTCAGAGTCGGTCGGTGTCGATATCGACACCGGGAGGCGTTACAACGAGGAACTTCCGGAAGTGCATCAGTTGCCCGCCCATGTCTTTTATCTCGCGGGCGAATCCGGTAGCGAGTTCGTTCAGGTCGCCCTCGACAGCGAGAAACAGGACGTTGCCGTTCTCGATTGTCTCGATCCACGTTTGCGGATCGGTTTCGCCGTTGAGGACGCCGAGAACCACGTTTCCGGCCAGTTCCTCCTCGTCGAGATGCTCCTCGGCTGAAGAGAGGTCGAGGTTGAAATCGCTCATACCCGGTCCCATGCAGAGGGGGACGAAAAGGATTCGGTGCGACGCTCGGCGCGCACTCCGGTTAACGTTCGTCCA
It contains:
- a CDS encoding DUF5779 family protein, with the protein product MSDFNLDLSSAEEHLDEEELAGNVVLGVLNGETDPQTWIETIENGNVLFLAVEGDLNELATGFAREIKDMGGQLMHFRKFLVVTPPGVDIDTDRL